In a genomic window of Thermogemmata fonticola:
- a CDS encoding site-2 protease family protein codes for MDTRSPAPDPLNPSGPPLQEVSQGAMASSPQPQEASPPPPEGPIAWLRRHAVSLLITAALIAVVFLYLDPIDTLKVVIGLGLVIFIHELGHFLAAKWCDVHVTTFSIGFGPALPFCSFQWGETTYKVGMIPLGGYVQMVGEGEATDGEETDNDPRSYRNKSVGQRMLIISAGVIMNVLLGMVCFVGAYLHGVKEIPAAIGAVESGSAAWRAGLRADDDIVRIASRDRPFFDDLRPIVMSTAAGEVVELVVRRPDGTQQTYQVEPRRDEGARFPQLGIVPPFRPELLSFRKAPVPPVIAGSAAARATPPFEPGDRIIAMSDPQNPRQVTPLRPDTREPDRGPDIADYYARLQALAGQTIVVRVLRSQPDGQEKPVDITVPPAFRADLGLRMRFGEIAAVREGGPAAQAGVLAHQDQPPRPGDRIRHIQLPEVDGTTTWLTTGDEKAPDSTVTVRKLDPLLLPYELRQWADRQLARGAEAKLQVRLTVLRTVGHQEAKPVELTLYYDAAYHNDRVTISLPNSPIPLAGLGLAYWVETMVDQVLPDSPASGVLQPNDVILAARLYSLDDHGNLRPGEWFDKLKPHQWAYVDAALQRQPPHRLDLRVQRGESILEVSLEARPDTQHPLEDRGLLLARDYRIQKAEGLAEALSLGTWRVIRFIKYVYMSLYGMISPSGRISPKTMSGPLTIANVSYRVAGEDFWQFLLFIGMISVNLAVVNFLPIPVLDGGHMVFLILEKILGRPVPERLFHIAMYIGLAIILGLMIFVIALDIQRLLFGWF; via the coding sequence TTGGACACACGCTCACCTGCACCCGATCCCTTGAACCCTTCCGGCCCTCCCCTGCAAGAAGTAAGCCAGGGGGCTATGGCTTCTTCTCCCCAGCCACAGGAGGCGTCCCCTCCCCCACCTGAAGGACCGATTGCTTGGTTGCGCCGCCATGCCGTCTCGCTCCTGATCACCGCAGCCCTGATCGCGGTCGTTTTCCTCTACCTTGATCCCATCGACACGCTCAAAGTGGTGATCGGCTTGGGGTTGGTCATATTCATCCACGAGCTAGGGCATTTCCTGGCGGCCAAATGGTGCGATGTCCATGTCACCACCTTCAGCATTGGCTTTGGCCCAGCCCTACCTTTCTGTTCCTTCCAATGGGGAGAGACCACTTACAAAGTGGGCATGATTCCTCTGGGAGGGTATGTGCAAATGGTCGGTGAAGGGGAGGCTACGGACGGCGAAGAAACAGACAACGATCCGCGGAGCTATCGCAACAAAAGTGTGGGGCAGCGGATGCTGATCATTTCCGCGGGGGTGATCATGAACGTCCTTCTGGGCATGGTGTGTTTTGTCGGAGCTTATCTGCATGGAGTCAAGGAAATCCCCGCTGCCATAGGAGCGGTGGAAAGTGGTAGTGCGGCTTGGCGCGCCGGCTTGCGTGCCGACGACGACATCGTGCGCATCGCCAGCCGGGACCGGCCCTTCTTCGACGATCTGCGGCCCATCGTCATGAGCACCGCGGCTGGCGAAGTCGTGGAGCTCGTTGTGCGCCGACCAGATGGAACTCAGCAAACCTATCAGGTGGAACCGCGGCGGGATGAAGGCGCGCGCTTCCCCCAACTGGGGATCGTTCCCCCCTTCCGTCCGGAGTTGCTGTCGTTCCGTAAAGCCCCCGTGCCCCCCGTCATCGCGGGCAGTGCCGCCGCACGGGCCACTCCTCCCTTCGAGCCAGGCGATCGCATCATCGCCATGAGCGATCCCCAAAACCCCCGCCAAGTCACACCTTTACGCCCTGACACGCGCGAGCCGGATCGCGGCCCAGACATTGCAGACTACTACGCCCGCTTGCAGGCTCTGGCAGGACAAACCATAGTCGTCCGCGTCTTGCGTTCCCAGCCGGATGGCCAAGAGAAGCCGGTCGATATTACCGTTCCCCCCGCTTTTCGTGCGGATTTAGGACTGCGCATGCGCTTTGGCGAAATTGCTGCGGTGCGCGAAGGAGGACCCGCAGCCCAAGCGGGAGTTCTCGCCCATCAGGATCAGCCCCCACGACCCGGCGACCGCATCCGCCACATCCAATTGCCTGAAGTGGATGGCACCACTACCTGGCTCACCACGGGAGACGAAAAAGCGCCCGATTCCACCGTCACCGTCCGCAAACTCGACCCCTTGCTTCTGCCCTATGAGCTGCGGCAATGGGCTGACCGGCAACTCGCCCGCGGCGCCGAGGCCAAACTCCAGGTCCGACTGACCGTCCTGCGCACCGTGGGACACCAGGAAGCGAAACCCGTCGAGCTGACCCTGTATTACGATGCCGCCTATCACAACGACCGGGTAACCATCAGTCTGCCCAATAGTCCCATCCCTCTGGCAGGTCTGGGGCTGGCGTATTGGGTGGAAACCATGGTGGACCAGGTGCTGCCCGATTCCCCGGCCAGTGGTGTGCTGCAACCCAACGATGTGATTTTAGCCGCCCGCCTTTACTCCCTAGACGACCACGGCAACCTGCGTCCTGGGGAGTGGTTCGACAAACTCAAGCCGCATCAGTGGGCTTACGTGGATGCCGCCCTCCAGCGCCAGCCGCCCCACCGCCTCGACTTGCGCGTCCAGCGGGGTGAATCCATCCTGGAAGTCAGCTTGGAAGCCCGACCAGATACGCAACATCCGCTGGAAGATCGCGGCCTGCTGCTAGCCCGCGACTATCGCATCCAGAAAGCTGAGGGGCTAGCCGAGGCGTTGAGCTTAGGCACTTGGCGGGTCATCCGTTTCATCAAGTATGTGTACATGAGCCTTTACGGTATGATTTCCCCCTCCGGCAGAATCAGCCCGAAAACGATGAGCGGGCCGCTGACCATCGCCAATGTTTCCTACCGGGTGGCAGGCGAAGACTTTTGGCAATTCCTCCTCTTCATCGGTATGATCTCGGTCAACTTGGCAGTGGTCAACTTCCTTCCAATCCCCGTCCTCGACGGAGGACACATGGTGTTCCTCATTTTGGAAAAAATCCTGGGACGTCCTGTACCGGAACGCCTCTTCCACATTGCGATGTACATCGGCTTAGCCATCATTTTGGGATTGATGATCTTCGTGATCGCCCTCGACATCCAACGCCTCCTCTTTGGCTGGTTCTGA
- the rlmN gene encoding 23S rRNA (adenine(2503)-C(2))-methyltransferase RlmN: MSTPLGWFESDRLSLDNDRPTRQAAAETRPAVVEMSPEELQQWLVERGQPPWRARQIRHHLFHRGVTTYAEMTDLPAGLRQMLHEHLPLFTAIPLLHLRSSDGTHKLLLQLKDQRSIECVLIPDQNRVTACVSTQVGCGMGCVFCASGLNGLERNLSTGEMLEQLLRLNSCAGQRLTHIVVMGMGEPLANLDNLLKALEIACDPRQGLGLSQRHVTISTVGLPSKIRRLADSGRHYHLAVSLHAPNDALRNQIVPTNRKTGIAAIVEAADYFFARTGRQVTYEYVLLGEVNDTAGCARELTQLLAGRKAHVNLIPWNEVPGLPYRPPRPEAIRQMVRTLRQAGISVKVRKRRGADIDAACGQLRRQTFPAPQVATTAGDHPPFSASSLDVSAIPPTVVLPQGCPHPPDEA; this comes from the coding sequence ATGTCCACCCCATTGGGATGGTTCGAGAGCGACCGTCTATCATTGGACAATGATCGTCCGACCCGCCAAGCGGCGGCTGAAACTCGTCCGGCTGTTGTGGAAATGTCCCCCGAAGAGTTGCAGCAATGGTTGGTTGAGCGAGGCCAACCCCCTTGGCGTGCCCGGCAGATCCGCCATCATCTGTTCCATCGAGGGGTGACAACCTATGCGGAAATGACCGACTTGCCCGCTGGATTACGCCAGATGTTGCACGAGCATCTCCCCTTGTTTACGGCAATTCCCCTGCTCCATCTCCGTTCCAGCGATGGCACTCACAAGCTCCTGTTGCAATTGAAAGATCAGCGTTCGATCGAGTGCGTACTGATTCCTGATCAGAACCGCGTCACTGCTTGCGTCAGCACCCAAGTCGGCTGCGGTATGGGCTGCGTCTTTTGTGCTAGCGGGCTTAACGGCTTGGAACGCAATCTTAGCACGGGAGAGATGCTGGAACAACTCCTCCGACTGAACTCCTGCGCGGGTCAGCGTCTCACACATATTGTGGTCATGGGAATGGGAGAACCGCTGGCCAATCTAGACAATTTGCTGAAAGCATTAGAAATAGCTTGTGATCCACGCCAGGGGCTGGGCTTGAGTCAACGGCATGTCACGATTTCTACCGTAGGATTACCCAGCAAGATTCGGCGGCTGGCAGATAGCGGACGGCACTATCACCTCGCCGTTTCTTTACATGCGCCCAATGATGCTTTGCGCAATCAGATTGTCCCCACGAATCGGAAAACGGGGATTGCGGCTATCGTGGAGGCAGCCGACTACTTCTTCGCGCGGACGGGCCGGCAAGTAACCTACGAATACGTTTTGCTAGGAGAGGTGAACGATACCGCAGGATGTGCGCGGGAGCTAACCCAGCTTTTGGCGGGCCGTAAGGCCCACGTCAACCTCATCCCATGGAACGAAGTTCCAGGTTTGCCCTATCGTCCGCCCCGTCCCGAAGCCATCCGCCAGATGGTTCGAACTTTACGCCAGGCCGGAATCAGTGTCAAAGTGCGCAAGCGCCGAGGGGCCGACATCGACGCCGCCTGCGGGCAGTTGCGACGGCAAACCTTTCCGGCGCCCCAAGTAGCTACAACGGCGGGGGATCACCCTCCCTTTTCCGCTTCATCCCTCGACGTATCTGCCATCCCCCCGACAGTGGTACTCCCTCAAGGCTGCCCCCACCCACCCGACGAGGCGTGA
- a CDS encoding RNA polymerase sigma factor: MPAGHTSNLMALRDPDIRLMLRVRDDDPAAFAELVQRFQHRLVAILHHLLGDRDEAEDLAQEVFLRVYRHRKRYTPKAKFSTWLFTIANNLALNALRDRKRRPVQPLEISESGSLCHEPQQPLADAHSSTSFPARRLHQEELALVIRRALDTLNERQRLAIILNKYEDMNYADIAQVMGLTTKAVKSLLSRARAKLRECLQGYIEIDGDSSSASSCEDGPPHTASSP; encoded by the coding sequence ATGCCTGCAGGTCACACCAGCAACCTGATGGCACTGCGCGACCCGGACATTCGCCTCATGCTGCGGGTCCGGGATGATGATCCCGCCGCCTTCGCGGAGCTTGTCCAACGTTTCCAACACCGCCTCGTGGCCATTTTGCATCATCTGTTGGGAGACCGTGATGAAGCAGAAGACTTAGCCCAGGAGGTCTTCCTCCGCGTGTATCGCCATCGCAAACGTTATACTCCAAAGGCCAAGTTTTCCACTTGGTTATTCACGATTGCAAATAATCTGGCTCTCAATGCCCTTCGGGATCGCAAGCGCCGACCGGTCCAGCCCTTGGAGATCAGCGAATCCGGCTCCCTCTGCCACGAGCCGCAGCAACCGCTGGCCGATGCCCACTCCTCGACTTCCTTTCCCGCACGCCGCCTGCATCAGGAAGAACTTGCTCTTGTCATCCGCCGGGCACTGGACACTCTCAACGAACGTCAAAGGCTAGCGATTATCCTCAACAAATACGAGGACATGAACTATGCCGACATCGCCCAAGTCATGGGTCTGACTACCAAAGCTGTCAAGTCCCTTTTGAGCCGGGCACGAGCGAAGCTACGGGAGTGTCTGCAGGGTTATATTGAAATAGATGGGGATAGTTCCTCGGCCTCCTCTTGCGAGGATGGTCCACCCCACACCGCATCGAGTCCCTGA
- a CDS encoding anti-sigma factor family protein codes for MPESPHPPPQPSDQPPQDPLEEELVAYLDGELPEDEARQMEQRLAADPELRRRALLLKKTYDLLDYLPLPEASPDFTTRTLEKVPALRSAAPSSRSDAAAVRQAIPSTSQPVVMAATGPLLLPSTRWLAAWKQLWIAALCLTLGSLGGYGLLTWVLSAPSPSPRPSASDEPSLTDHRLIEMLPYYIGVDDLSFLLRLAEPEYFGDDPLVEHGISRPPAQMEGFEPPSSTTFAQLVEEFRRLAPNRQAALRELDRELFAQDPAEREYLLRILEAYALWLSRLAPDQRRFILSAGDTAQRLQRVREIREQQWLEALPVEQQKRIRSLSTQERIETIRRLKRHETDRRESWSFIRRHAEEIAANRIPWPFHDEALRKVVVEFARQAFQLDEPGKERLTANERQRYVAALHTAEQAGGSAWFSYGREVYNLSRKYERFLLPPPRSQPVLDHTDLGPAARFFEKGRAQAVTAPFRGKWPEFALAVLDYSNSLPPTERPKLPPLGPARLEELREPLRRVIEQELWPKLRPREREALTAVEGKWPDYCRELRKWAALHDVSLPGIMLPGSPRHWETLYGARLPGPGAPPGLKFPPFPPPIPNRK; via the coding sequence ATGCCGGAATCCCCCCACCCTCCCCCGCAACCTTCCGATCAGCCTCCTCAGGACCCCCTTGAGGAGGAATTGGTCGCTTATTTGGATGGCGAGCTGCCCGAGGATGAGGCACGCCAGATGGAGCAACGCTTGGCTGCCGATCCCGAATTGCGCCGCCGGGCCTTGCTGTTGAAAAAGACTTACGACTTGTTGGACTATCTTCCGCTGCCAGAAGCCTCGCCGGACTTCACCACGCGCACCCTGGAGAAAGTTCCTGCGCTGCGTTCTGCTGCCCCTTCTTCTCGATCGGACGCGGCGGCGGTGCGTCAAGCCATACCTTCCACGTCGCAGCCTGTCGTGATGGCAGCGACCGGCCCCTTGCTGCTCCCCTCGACCCGTTGGCTTGCTGCGTGGAAACAACTCTGGATTGCGGCACTCTGCTTGACTCTTGGTTCGCTGGGCGGTTATGGCTTGCTCACTTGGGTGCTATCCGCTCCATCCCCATCTCCTCGTCCGTCTGCATCCGACGAGCCATCGTTGACCGATCACCGGCTCATCGAGATGCTCCCCTACTACATTGGTGTCGATGATCTGTCCTTCCTCCTCCGCTTGGCGGAACCAGAATATTTCGGCGATGATCCCTTGGTAGAACACGGGATTAGCCGGCCGCCAGCTCAAATGGAGGGCTTCGAGCCACCTTCCTCCACTACATTCGCCCAACTGGTGGAAGAATTCCGTCGTTTAGCCCCCAACCGACAAGCGGCCTTGCGAGAATTGGACCGCGAGTTGTTTGCCCAGGATCCTGCAGAACGAGAATACCTGCTCCGCATTTTGGAAGCCTACGCTCTATGGCTCTCCCGTTTAGCCCCCGACCAGCGCCGATTTATTCTTTCAGCGGGCGATACCGCCCAACGATTGCAGCGAGTCCGCGAGATTCGGGAGCAGCAATGGCTAGAAGCCCTGCCAGTGGAGCAGCAGAAACGCATTCGCAGTCTCTCCACACAAGAGCGCATCGAGACGATCCGCCGACTCAAACGCCATGAAACAGACCGGCGTGAGTCCTGGTCTTTTATCCGCCGTCATGCCGAGGAGATTGCCGCCAATCGTATCCCGTGGCCCTTTCATGATGAGGCACTCCGCAAAGTCGTTGTGGAGTTCGCCCGGCAGGCGTTCCAACTCGACGAACCGGGCAAGGAACGGTTGACCGCCAACGAAAGGCAGCGTTATGTGGCTGCCCTCCATACTGCGGAACAGGCCGGTGGTTCAGCGTGGTTCAGTTATGGTCGGGAGGTTTACAATCTCTCGCGCAAATATGAGCGCTTTTTGCTTCCTCCGCCTCGGAGTCAACCCGTGTTGGACCACACCGATCTCGGCCCGGCGGCTCGCTTCTTCGAGAAAGGCCGAGCCCAAGCCGTGACCGCCCCGTTCCGCGGAAAGTGGCCGGAATTCGCCCTGGCGGTCCTCGATTACTCCAACTCACTACCCCCGACAGAACGCCCGAAACTGCCGCCGCTGGGGCCTGCTCGGCTGGAGGAATTGCGTGAACCGCTCCGGCGCGTCATTGAACAGGAACTTTGGCCGAAATTGCGGCCTCGGGAACGGGAGGCCTTGACTGCTGTCGAAGGGAAATGGCCCGATTACTGCCGGGAATTGCGTAAATGGGCAGCACTTCACGATGTGAGTTTGCCAGGTATCATGCTGCCAGGCTCTCCGCGGCATTGGGAAACCCTCTACGGGGCGAGATTACCTGGGCCGGGTGCTCCTCCCGGCCTCAAATTCCCGCCCTTCCCTCCTCCTATCCCCAATCGTAAGTGA
- a CDS encoding PQQ-like beta-propeller repeat protein, with translation MSIEHPSGRASRVMAALVLLVGGLGFLVAGKVQAVITRLTPLAEVLETERYIFVAKVTRVDAGKPAVVFQVVRLLKGEPPFQQLAVNMSGDEEAKKANDTQTILDRLDARRQVVFFASKRGKRYQAMAFVEGSWFSLQGFEDESGKTVRWAFLHGEPYLRRTFAGSSAELIRIIEDGLARRAVPPKPDEKAKPGYGPPASEDKPPQSPADGNSPKPKMSRHYSRGKTLWGVIPSFVLVGPLAIIAAVFPGVFARLAIAWKRWRAFLTVASLNSTLALVHYFLQNYLPQGWWWGLQALTVYLLGITLLGLIWAGIRYRRLANADPSVTAPPSRAEVLSLVGVSVFAGICVALTMGWADLRTAVTPPMREFTCIGLAVVAALLYALYRRGTAWWEGNSGLGTERRLSLSGESVAMGTLAACLLVALVWQSSSVPGQWTVVTESGGGTTVVGPRFIQAEALEAYEQDGDQRLALRGQVLSRVVVDQGRLYFGIMEAGLSGGGRIVCMDSADGKVLWSYDGEDKPLLPVYCTPVVANGVVYCGEGLHEHSGCRLFALDALTGQPRWAQPFRTTSHTEGTPVVSQDMVIFPAGDDGVYAVTAVDGRVRWHVAGGLENGLHVDGAPAVSGGRLYLGSGLYSTAAICLDVATGKQLWRTDLKLRSFAAPLVLDQRVYYGVGTGNLGADTHEYPEEKGQRREEKPSGAVVCLDAASGAEVWRTELPRGVHTALAGDAFHVYAACRDGSIYAIDRHSGEQKWRVSIGGSVTSQPAVAKLGGLPLAVYAVSREGLAVCLHPQTGQVIWQKPLPGFLWDGQETSGVLGGPTIVQELLPQGSRRTIYIGAMTVDPNNPNRRQVAVFRLIDEILDP, from the coding sequence ATGAGCATTGAGCATCCATCGGGTCGGGCTAGTCGAGTCATGGCGGCCTTGGTCCTCCTGGTCGGGGGGTTAGGGTTCCTTGTGGCTGGGAAGGTTCAAGCCGTCATCACGCGCCTGACTCCGCTCGCGGAAGTTCTGGAGACGGAACGCTACATCTTTGTCGCCAAGGTGACTCGTGTGGATGCTGGTAAACCTGCGGTAGTGTTTCAAGTGGTACGGCTCCTGAAGGGCGAGCCGCCCTTCCAACAGTTGGCAGTAAATATGAGCGGGGATGAGGAAGCGAAGAAAGCCAACGATACGCAAACGATCTTGGACCGTTTGGATGCTCGCCGGCAGGTAGTGTTTTTCGCTAGCAAGCGCGGCAAGCGGTATCAGGCCATGGCGTTTGTGGAGGGAAGCTGGTTTTCACTCCAGGGGTTTGAAGACGAATCCGGCAAAACGGTTCGCTGGGCTTTTCTGCACGGGGAGCCTTATCTCCGCCGAACTTTTGCCGGCAGTAGTGCCGAATTGATCCGTATCATCGAGGACGGGTTGGCGCGGCGTGCCGTCCCCCCTAAGCCGGATGAGAAAGCAAAACCTGGCTATGGGCCTCCTGCATCGGAGGATAAGCCGCCTCAGTCACCGGCTGATGGTAATTCGCCGAAACCGAAGATGTCCCGCCACTACAGTCGGGGAAAGACACTATGGGGTGTTATTCCCTCGTTTGTGTTGGTCGGCCCGTTGGCAATCATCGCCGCGGTTTTCCCGGGGGTATTCGCTCGCCTGGCTATTGCTTGGAAGCGCTGGCGTGCCTTTTTGACCGTGGCTAGTCTCAATAGCACCTTGGCTCTAGTCCATTATTTCTTGCAAAACTATCTGCCGCAGGGATGGTGGTGGGGCTTGCAGGCGTTGACAGTGTATTTGTTGGGGATCACCCTACTGGGCTTAATCTGGGCGGGTATTCGCTATCGCCGATTGGCCAATGCCGATCCTTCGGTCACGGCGCCGCCATCGCGCGCTGAAGTGCTAAGTCTTGTTGGTGTGAGCGTTTTCGCGGGAATATGTGTCGCGCTGACGATGGGGTGGGCTGATTTACGCACAGCAGTGACACCCCCGATGCGGGAATTCACCTGCATTGGGCTTGCCGTCGTTGCGGCGTTGCTTTACGCCCTCTACCGGCGAGGAACTGCGTGGTGGGAGGGCAACAGTGGCTTAGGGACAGAGCGGAGGCTCAGCTTATCGGGGGAGTCCGTGGCCATGGGAACTCTGGCGGCCTGCCTGCTCGTGGCGTTGGTCTGGCAATCATCCTCGGTTCCGGGCCAATGGACGGTTGTGACAGAAAGTGGCGGTGGCACAACGGTGGTAGGCCCACGTTTCATTCAGGCCGAGGCCTTAGAAGCCTACGAACAGGACGGTGATCAACGGCTGGCTCTACGCGGGCAAGTGCTAAGCCGAGTGGTGGTCGATCAGGGACGGCTCTACTTCGGGATCATGGAAGCAGGGCTGAGCGGTGGGGGACGTATTGTTTGCATGGATAGTGCAGATGGAAAAGTGCTTTGGAGTTACGACGGAGAGGACAAACCCCTTTTGCCGGTATACTGCACTCCCGTGGTGGCTAACGGTGTGGTGTATTGCGGGGAAGGGCTGCATGAGCATAGCGGCTGCCGCCTCTTTGCTTTGGATGCGCTCACGGGTCAACCCCGGTGGGCGCAACCTTTCCGCACCACCAGTCACACGGAGGGTACGCCGGTGGTAAGCCAGGACATGGTTATTTTCCCAGCGGGCGATGACGGAGTTTACGCCGTCACTGCTGTGGATGGCCGCGTTCGTTGGCACGTCGCGGGCGGATTGGAAAACGGCTTGCATGTTGATGGTGCTCCCGCTGTTTCGGGCGGCCGGCTATACCTGGGGAGCGGATTGTACTCCACGGCGGCGATTTGCCTCGATGTGGCCACAGGAAAACAACTCTGGCGCACCGATCTGAAGCTCCGCTCCTTCGCCGCGCCGTTGGTTTTGGATCAGCGAGTGTACTACGGGGTGGGGACGGGGAATCTGGGAGCCGATACTCACGAGTACCCGGAGGAGAAAGGCCAACGTCGGGAAGAAAAGCCAAGTGGAGCGGTGGTCTGTCTGGATGCTGCCAGTGGTGCTGAGGTTTGGCGCACGGAATTGCCACGAGGGGTTCATACGGCCTTGGCTGGAGACGCTTTCCATGTCTACGCTGCGTGCCGGGATGGCTCGATCTATGCTATCGATCGGCACAGCGGTGAGCAGAAGTGGCGAGTAAGTATTGGAGGGTCTGTGACCAGTCAGCCCGCAGTGGCCAAGCTGGGCGGCCTTCCCCTGGCGGTGTATGCAGTCAGCCGAGAGGGATTGGCCGTCTGCCTTCATCCGCAGACCGGGCAGGTCATCTGGCAAAAACCCTTGCCAGGGTTTCTATGGGATGGCCAGGAAACTTCGGGAGTCCTAGGGGGACCCACCATTGTGCAAGAATTGTTGCCTCAAGGAAGCCGGCGCACAATTTACATCGGTGCCATGACCGTGGACCCAAATAATCCTAATCGGCGTCAGGTGGCGGTATTTCGGCTGATTGATGAAATCTTGGACCCGTGA
- a CDS encoding AAA family ATPase, whose product MSTFIPESELPKQLTVEQAVEAAYVRELAQAEDRLKRGLPVLIECDKEVTPYLFMCLRDRLRQVRLPCLYLDGRPGRAGGEQSGGMQPSSLTALMIQQLREAVRGAVERRVIVLPHLDLLTTTQGGLTNDAREVIPLLYENPEIVWLGFKDPSFPIPKVIENLFPVHITILGVPRDRLRYLVTQAESRKFGRQFSQWLLYKYVSGVNAVRLRKLLSTLQGQDYPSDPRPVLAQLRQATLGPSMEIPDVDLDRDIGGYERVKRRLKAEILDILARRDQTHDPTEIARLEELIPRGMIFWGPPGTGKTFFAKAIAASIGAAIIIVSGPELKSKWVGESEENLRRIFRQARQSAPAIIVFDEIDSFATARGTYTGSGVEHSMVNQLLTEMDGFHKDELVFVVGTTNFVESLDPALLRPGRFEYHLHIPYPDEQDRRAILAIYNSKMQLAMTEEALDYAVRRTGENYMTATGTPFSGDHLNALCRAVARLRLRENITGPTTPQLIERGLTEFEDRLTLREQDAIVVATHEAGHFLVAIFCPHHPPPEKVTIQSDVPWAPFFTQYKQDKHKIGHMRSELLDILCVLYGGIEAERLLLGDVSTGASGFGDPRSDLARATELATTLVEACGMSELPAPLRTFRDQQGRRNILSGTMAEAIDRQINNLLAQAQARAAAILTQYKDELLAIRAELLEKKTIEGERVRQIIEELRKRYPGEGKAQPHLAAESCEPLPEMREISVSYSP is encoded by the coding sequence ATGAGCACCTTTATCCCGGAAAGCGAATTACCCAAACAACTGACCGTCGAGCAGGCGGTAGAAGCGGCTTACGTCCGCGAGCTAGCTCAAGCCGAGGATCGACTCAAGCGTGGCCTCCCGGTTCTCATTGAATGCGACAAGGAGGTCACGCCCTATCTCTTCATGTGCCTACGCGATCGCCTCCGTCAGGTCCGATTGCCCTGCTTGTATTTGGATGGACGACCGGGAAGAGCCGGCGGTGAACAGAGCGGAGGGATGCAACCCTCGAGCTTGACCGCCCTGATGATCCAACAACTCCGCGAGGCGGTCCGAGGTGCCGTCGAGCGCCGGGTCATTGTTTTGCCTCACCTCGATTTGCTCACCACCACCCAAGGAGGGCTTACCAACGATGCCCGTGAAGTGATCCCTTTGCTCTATGAAAACCCAGAGATCGTCTGGCTCGGATTCAAAGACCCGTCCTTTCCCATTCCGAAAGTGATCGAAAATCTCTTCCCCGTGCACATTACCATATTGGGGGTGCCGCGGGATCGTTTACGGTATTTGGTGACCCAAGCAGAAAGCCGCAAATTCGGCCGCCAGTTTTCCCAATGGCTGCTGTACAAGTACGTATCGGGCGTCAATGCGGTACGATTGCGGAAACTTCTCTCCACCTTGCAGGGCCAAGATTATCCTTCCGATCCCCGACCGGTGTTGGCACAATTGCGGCAGGCCACACTCGGACCGAGCATGGAAATCCCTGACGTCGATTTGGACCGTGATATCGGGGGCTACGAACGAGTCAAACGCCGCCTGAAAGCGGAGATCCTCGATATTCTTGCCCGGAGAGATCAGACGCACGACCCCACGGAAATCGCCCGCCTTGAAGAGCTGATCCCCCGCGGCATGATCTTTTGGGGACCGCCAGGAACGGGCAAAACCTTCTTTGCAAAGGCGATCGCCGCCAGCATCGGTGCTGCCATCATCATCGTCTCTGGACCCGAATTGAAGTCCAAATGGGTCGGGGAAAGTGAGGAAAACCTCCGCCGCATCTTCCGCCAGGCCCGCCAATCTGCCCCGGCGATCATCGTCTTCGATGAGATCGACTCATTCGCCACAGCACGCGGAACCTACACGGGCAGCGGCGTCGAACACTCGATGGTCAATCAACTCCTCACGGAAATGGACGGCTTTCACAAAGACGAACTCGTCTTCGTCGTGGGAACGACCAACTTCGTAGAGTCCTTGGACCCCGCTTTGCTTCGGCCCGGACGTTTCGAGTATCACCTGCACATACCCTATCCCGACGAACAAGATCGGCGAGCGATCCTAGCTATTTATAACTCCAAAATGCAACTCGCGATGACCGAGGAAGCCCTGGATTATGCGGTGCGGAGAACCGGTGAAAATTACATGACGGCTACAGGAACCCCCTTCAGCGGGGACCACCTGAACGCCCTGTGTCGGGCCGTGGCGCGCCTGCGTCTCAGGGAAAACATCACTGGACCTACGACACCCCAACTCATCGAACGCGGATTGACGGAGTTTGAAGATCGCCTGACTCTCCGCGAACAGGATGCCATCGTCGTCGCCACCCATGAAGCCGGCCACTTCCTGGTGGCTATTTTCTGCCCTCACCATCCGCCCCCCGAAAAGGTAACCATCCAAAGCGATGTCCCTTGGGCGCCGTTTTTCACCCAATACAAACAAGACAAGCACAAAATCGGACACATGCGCTCGGAATTGCTCGATATCCTGTGCGTCCTTTACGGCGGCATTGAGGCGGAGCGGCTCCTCCTCGGCGATGTCTCGACCGGTGCTAGCGGCTTCGGCGATCCCCGCTCAGACCTGGCCCGCGCCACCGAACTCGCGACCACCCTGGTCGAAGCCTGCGGAATGAGCGAATTACCCGCACCTCTACGGACCTTCCGGGATCAGCAAGGACGCAGAAACATTCTCTCCGGTACTATGGCCGAAGCCATTGACCGCCAGATCAACAATCTCTTGGCTCAAGCGCAAGCGCGAGCGGCAGCCATTCTCACGCAATACAAAGACGAATTGTTGGCAATCCGGGCCGAATTGCTGGAGAAAAAAACCATCGAAGGAGAACGTGTGCGGCAAATTATCGAAGAACTCCGGAAACGCTATCCGGGAGAAGGGAAAGCCCAACCTCATTTGGCGGCAGAGTCCTGTGAGCCTCTGCCAGAGATGCGGGAGATCTCGGTTTCCTACTCCCCCTAA